In a genomic window of Diabrotica undecimpunctata isolate CICGRU chromosome 2, icDiaUnde3, whole genome shotgun sequence:
- the mRpL44 gene encoding large ribosomal subunit protein mL44, whose protein sequence is MSFYKHSSLLKNQCIFLYVNYIRPTGCNISRWVAPTLRELQRRRDKVGPEPERPRSSYLEWNYNAELFAFGKRLGEELDRNILRRALVQKEYANLTEFKAQNEGVTVEKLEHNDELIQEGEEIINNYLKKELSKIYPEDITKSLIVYLTTEEMLSHIGIHIGLKDIILSEEFPVSKNTLSNTFKAVVATVKRSKDVARAENFVKDLVLTQLNGKDVYEIWDPKEPYKYLTKLLKERGITAIEPRLCNESASNTILACFQVGLYSNKKLLGLGWGENIKTAKETAALDGIQRLYSRNNANKN, encoded by the exons atgtcTTTTTATAAACATTCTAGCCTTTTGAAAAATCAGTGCATATTTCTGTATGTAAATTACATTCGGCCAACAG GTTGTAATATAAGCAGATGGGTAGCACCGACTCTAAGAGAACTTCAAAGGCGAAGGGATAAAGTAGGACCAGAGCCGGAACGACCTAGATCCAGTTATTTGGAATGGAACTACAATGCTGAACTTTTTGCATTTGGTAAACGTTTGGGAGAAGAGCTGGACAGAAACATTTTAAGACGAGCACTAGTACAAAAAGAGTACGCAAATTTAACTGAATTTAAGGCACAAAATGAAG GTGTAACTGTGGAAAAACTGGAACACAATGATGAATTGATCCAAGAGGGAGaagaaattataaataattatttaaagaaagaaTTAAGTAAAATTTATCCAGAAGATATAACCAAATCATTGATTGTATATCTAACAACAGAAGAGATGTTATCACATATTGGTATTCATATTGGTTTAAAAGATATCATTTTATCAGAA GAATTTCCAGTTTCAAAAAATACTCTTAGTAATACATTTAAAGCAGTAGTAGCAACCGTGAAGAGGTCCAAAGATGTGGCTCGTGCAGAAAATTTCGTAAAAGATTTAGTTTTAACCCAGCTAAATGGAAAAGATGTATATGAAATATGGGATCCTAAAGAACCATATAAATATCTAacaaaactgttaaaagaaagaGGAATTACTGCTATTGAACCAAGATTATGCAATGAGTCTGCTTCTAATACTATACTTGCTTGTTTCCAAGTTGGATTGTatagtaacaaaaaattattgGGTCTAG GTTGGGGTGAAAATATAAAGACGGCAAAAGAAACTGCGGCTTTAGATGGAATACAAAGATTGTATAGTCGAAATAATGCAAATAAAAATTAG